In a single window of the Coffea eugenioides isolate CCC68of chromosome 3, Ceug_1.0, whole genome shotgun sequence genome:
- the LOC113764471 gene encoding TBC1 domain family member 22B-like, with protein MWEVMRSRNSSFKEEDLKKETSPSSASSAVDSRFNQTLRSVHGLLKGRSFPGKILITRRTDPQDDLILRSPDSNRSLSDNDTGSSERVDESSQDGLQNRSNASTTTSFSKMKLSTSNSENASREVQKPTVGARATDSARLMKFTKELSGTTVILDNLRELAWSGVPPYLRPSVWRLLLGYAPPNSDRREGVLRRKRLEYLDCVAQYYDVQDTERTDEEINMLRQIAVDCPRTVPDVSFFQQPEVQKSLERILYIWAIRHPASGYVQGINDLATPFLVVFLSEHLEGSVENWSMADLSPDQISNVEADCYWCLSKLLDGMQDHYTFAQPGIQRLVFKLKELVRRIDEPVSTHMENQGLEFLQFAFRWVNCLLIREIPFHLVTRLWDTYLAEGDALPEFLVYIFASFLLTWSDKLQKLEFQDMVMFLQHLPTNNWSHLELEMVLSQAYMWHTMFKRSPSHLVS; from the exons ATGTGGGAAGTCATGAGGAGCCGCAACAGCAGTTTCAAGGAAGAAGATCTAAAGAAAGAGACATCTCCCTCTTCGGCTTCTTCTGCTGTCGATTCAAGATTCAATCAAACTCTCAGAAGTGTTCACGG GTTGCTGAAAGGGCGCAGTTTTCCTGGTAAGATACTAATCACAAGGAGGACAGATCCACAGGATGACTTAATTCTAAGGTCTCCAGATAGTAACAGGAGTTTATCGGATAATGATACTGGTTCCAGTGAACGAGTGGATGAATCTAGTCAG GATGGACTCCAAAACAGAAGTAATGCAAGTACTACTACATCTTTTAGCAAAATGAAATTGTCAACCTCAAATTCAGAAAATGCATCTAGAGAGGTTCAGAAACCCACGGTTGGTGCTAGAGCTACAGATTCCGCAAGATTGATGAAGTTCACAAAAGAATTATCTGGGACGACTGTTATTCTAG ATAACCTGCGTGAACTAGCCTGGAGTGGTGTTCCACCATATTTGCGGCCAAGTGTGTGGAGACTTCTTTTG GGATATGCACCCCCTAATTCAGATAGAAGGGAGGGAGTTTTGAGGAGAAAGCGCCTGGAGTATCTTGATTGTGTTGCTCAGTATTATGATGTTCAAGACACTGAGCGTACAGATGAAGAGATTAACATGCTCCGGCAG ATTGCTGTTGATTGTCCAAGAACTGTACCTGATGTCTCTTTTTTTCAACAACCTGAAGTTCAGAAATCTTTGGAGCGCATACTTTATATATG GGCTATTCGGCATCCTGCAAGTGGATATGTTCAAGGAATAAACGATCTGGCAACCCCCTTTTTAGTAGTATTCTTGTCAGAACATTTAGAAGGCAGTGTTGAGAATTGGTCAATGGCAGATCTGTCTCCAGATCAAATATCTAATGTTGAGGCTGACTGTTATTGGTGTCTATCAAAGTTACTTGATGGTATGCAAGACCATTACACATTTGCTCAACCAGGAATTCAGCGGCTGGTGTTTAAGCTGAAGGAATTGGTTAGACGGATTGATG AACCTGTATCAACACACATGGAGAATCAAGGGCTTGAGTTTCTTCAATTTGCATTCCGCTGGGTCAACTGTCTTCTAATACGTGAG atccctttccatcttgttaCCCGCTTGTGGGATACGTATCTTGCAGAAGGAGATGCATTGCCTGAATTTTTAGTGTACATATTCGCCAGTTTTCTGTTAACA TGGTCCGATAAGCTTCAGAAGCTTGAATTCCAAGATATGGTTATGTTTCTTCAACACCTTCCAACCAATAACTGGAGTCATTTGGAGCTGGAGATGGTTCTTTCCCAAGCTTACATGTGGCACACTATGTTTAAAAGGTCTCCCAGCCACTTGGTTAGCTGA